One window from the genome of Saccharicrinis carchari encodes:
- a CDS encoding Gfo/Idh/MocA family protein, with the protein MMTKIINWGIIGCGNVCEVKSGPAFNKVNHSNLVAVMRRNAEKVRDYAERHKVAHFYTDADQLIQSPQVNAIYVATPPSTHAQYAIAAMRAGKPVYVEKPMAKNYAECLAMNQVAKETGMPLFVAYYRRTLPGFLKAKQLIDENAIGRPLAANLHLTRPAKESEKNKSWRIDPSIAGGGIFYDLASHQLDLLDFLLGPITQAIGFTANNNPWYEAEDTISASFKFASGVVGSGTWSFVTHDKATRDSIELIGTQGSLRLSCFTPDPIQLITDKGTTEFPYLNPENIQYNLIKQVTESILQGKEAISDGISAARTNRVMEQIIKSIDQ; encoded by the coding sequence ATGATGACAAAAATTATCAATTGGGGAATAATAGGTTGCGGCAATGTTTGCGAAGTAAAAAGTGGACCTGCATTTAACAAGGTTAACCACTCTAATCTGGTGGCCGTTATGAGGCGTAATGCCGAAAAAGTCAGGGATTATGCAGAACGCCACAAGGTAGCTCATTTTTATACCGATGCCGACCAACTCATTCAATCACCCCAGGTAAACGCCATATATGTTGCTACGCCTCCATCTACGCATGCCCAATATGCCATTGCAGCCATGCGTGCCGGTAAGCCTGTGTATGTTGAAAAACCCATGGCAAAAAACTATGCGGAGTGCCTGGCGATGAACCAGGTGGCCAAAGAAACCGGCATGCCTTTGTTTGTGGCTTATTACCGACGCACACTACCTGGTTTTTTAAAGGCAAAGCAACTTATTGATGAAAATGCGATAGGTCGCCCTCTGGCGGCGAACTTGCATCTAACCCGTCCGGCAAAAGAAAGTGAAAAAAATAAGTCGTGGCGTATAGATCCTTCTATTGCCGGTGGAGGTATATTTTATGATCTGGCATCGCATCAATTGGATTTGCTGGACTTTTTATTGGGACCCATAACACAAGCCATCGGTTTTACTGCCAACAACAACCCCTGGTACGAAGCAGAAGATACCATAAGTGCCTCCTTTAAGTTTGCGAGTGGGGTTGTAGGTTCGGGCACATGGAGCTTTGTAACCCATGATAAGGCTACTCGTGACAGCATAGAACTCATCGGTACACAAGGCAGCCTTAGGCTGAGCTGTTTTACACCCGATCCTATACAGCTTATTACAGACAAGGGGACAACGGAGTTTCCTTATCTTAATCCGGAGAACATACAGTACAACCTGATAAAACAAGTAACAGAAAGCATTTTGCAAGGTAAAGAAGCTATTAGCGATGGTATTTCGGCAGCAAGAACTAACCGCGTTATGGAGCAAATAATTAAAAGCATTGACCAATAA
- a CDS encoding metallophosphoesterase yields MEQIKDKVNNIIQEHCYYDIIGDVHGNATELEQLLPMLGYKQIYGIWRHTRRKAVFVGDFIHRGPNSRRVLEIVKDMVKYGFAHAILGNHELYAIFHLSKNKDGKPFKKISDSSKKMAEQLKSEFHGEEKLLKKYIKWMRTLPIHLDFGAFRVVHAYWNDDYARIIAQHRTEGSFSKKALAYMADSRHPLGNAVEKSTKGIEFNLPKDLIIKDSDNNRRGSFRIGWWKPAENKTFRELAYGNKFTLPDYTIPRQILFPYKWYSEKEPMVFFGHYCMDKNNMVVRNNICCVDACAANGGTLAAYCWQGETEMDANHLVFL; encoded by the coding sequence TTGGAGCAGATAAAAGACAAAGTAAATAATATTATCCAGGAACATTGTTATTACGATATTATAGGCGATGTTCACGGTAATGCCACAGAGTTGGAACAACTGCTGCCAATGCTCGGTTATAAACAGATTTACGGCATATGGAGGCACACCCGTAGAAAAGCTGTTTTTGTTGGCGACTTTATTCATCGTGGCCCCAATTCACGACGCGTTCTGGAAATTGTTAAAGATATGGTAAAATATGGCTTTGCCCATGCCATATTGGGCAACCATGAGTTGTATGCTATTTTTCACCTGTCTAAAAATAAAGACGGGAAACCATTTAAAAAGATTTCCGACTCCTCAAAAAAAATGGCCGAACAATTGAAAAGTGAATTCCACGGGGAGGAAAAATTACTTAAGAAATATATTAAATGGATGCGTACCTTACCCATCCATCTCGACTTTGGAGCTTTTAGGGTGGTACATGCCTATTGGAACGACGATTATGCGCGTATTATAGCACAACATCGTACGGAGGGAAGTTTTTCAAAAAAAGCGCTGGCTTACATGGCCGACTCCAGGCATCCGTTGGGTAACGCCGTCGAAAAGTCAACTAAAGGCATTGAGTTTAACTTGCCAAAAGATTTAATCATTAAGGATTCGGACAATAACCGCAGAGGCAGCTTCAGGATAGGGTGGTGGAAACCAGCCGAAAATAAAACCTTTCGCGAATTGGCCTATGGTAACAAATTTACTTTACCCGATTACACCATTCCCAGGCAAATCCTGTTTCCTTATAAGTGGTATTCCGAAAAAGAACCTATGGTGTTCTTTGGTCATTATTGCATGGATAAAAACAATATGGTGGTTCGTAATAACATTTGCTGCGTGGATGCGTGTGCGGCCAACGGCGGCACATTAGCAGCGTACTGCTGGCAGGGCGAAACGGAAATGGATGCAAATCATCTGGTGTTTTTATAA
- a CDS encoding MarR family winged helix-turn-helix transcriptional regulator codes for MDYKNIIIKIRRIVRSINLESKKIQKDYGVSIPQILCLEYLKNSPNYQATQKNIRDHLKLNSSTVTGIIDRLEKKGMLARLPKTGDRRTTVIALTSGGDTLLKETPDLLQQRLAVKLKTASADDLLAIGEVLDKLVNMLEIADIDASPVLTSAGIIKEEDS; via the coding sequence ATGGATTACAAAAACATTATTATAAAAATTAGACGCATCGTTCGTTCCATCAATTTGGAATCGAAAAAAATTCAAAAAGATTATGGTGTCAGCATACCGCAGATTTTATGCTTGGAATACCTGAAAAATTCGCCCAACTACCAAGCTACGCAAAAAAACATCCGCGACCATCTAAAATTAAACTCCAGCACCGTAACAGGCATTATTGACCGATTAGAGAAAAAAGGTATGTTGGCCAGGCTGCCCAAAACAGGCGACCGCAGAACAACGGTTATTGCCCTTACCTCGGGGGGCGACACCCTTTTAAAAGAAACCCCCGACTTACTGCAACAGCGGCTTGCTGTAAAGTTAAAAACAGCATCGGCCGACGATTTGCTTGCTATAGGTGAAGTATTAGACAAGCTGGTAAACATGCTTGAAATAGCCGATATTGATGCTTCTCCGGTACTTACTTCAGCAGGTATTATAAAAGAAGAAGACAGTTAA